In Streptomyces longhuiensis, the following proteins share a genomic window:
- a CDS encoding thiazole synthase — MADDSLVIGGTSFSSRLIMGTGGAPSLDVLERSLVASGTELTTVAMRRVDASVQGSVLSVLQKLGIQVLPNTAGCFTAGEAVLTARLAREALGTDLVKLEVIADERTLLPDPIELLDAAEILVDDGFTVLPYTNDDPVLARKLEDVGCAAVMPLGSPIGSGLGIRNPHNFQLITEHARVPVILDAGAGTASDAALAMELGCAGVMLASAVTRAQEPTLMAEGMRHAVEAGRLAFRAGRIPRRHFAEASSPVSGMARLDPERPAF, encoded by the coding sequence ATGGCTGACGACTCCTTGGTCATCGGCGGTACGTCCTTCTCGTCCCGGCTGATCATGGGCACGGGCGGGGCGCCCAGCCTCGACGTCCTGGAACGCTCCCTCGTCGCGTCCGGCACGGAGCTGACGACCGTCGCGATGCGGCGCGTGGACGCGAGCGTGCAGGGCTCCGTGCTCTCCGTCCTCCAGAAGCTGGGGATCCAGGTGCTGCCGAACACGGCGGGCTGTTTCACCGCCGGTGAGGCCGTCCTGACCGCCCGCCTCGCACGCGAGGCGCTCGGCACCGACCTGGTCAAGCTGGAGGTCATCGCGGACGAGCGCACCCTGCTGCCCGACCCGATCGAGCTCCTGGACGCGGCGGAGATCCTCGTCGACGACGGCTTCACCGTGCTGCCGTACACGAACGACGACCCGGTGCTCGCGCGGAAGCTGGAGGACGTGGGCTGCGCCGCGGTCATGCCGCTCGGCTCCCCCATCGGCTCCGGGCTCGGCATCCGCAACCCGCACAACTTCCAGCTGATCACCGAGCACGCGCGCGTGCCGGTGATCCTGGACGCGGGCGCCGGGACGGCGTCCGACGCGGCGCTCGCGATGGAGCTGGGATGCGCCGGTGTGATGCTCGCCTCGGCGGTCACCCGCGCGCAGGAGCCGACCCTGATGGCGGAGGGCATGCGGCACGCGGTCGAGGCGGGGCGGCTGGCGTTCCGGGCGGGCCGGATCCCCCGCAGGCACTTCGCCGAGGCCTCGTCGCCCGTGTCCGGGATGGCCAGGCTGGACCCGGAGCGGCCCGCTTTCTGA
- the thiS gene encoding sulfur carrier protein ThiS, which yields MTVSVTHVSVNGEGRQVAPGTTLDALVSALTSAPSGVAAALNETVVPRTQWAVTALTDGDRVEVLTAVQGG from the coding sequence ATGACCGTGTCCGTCACCCACGTGTCCGTGAACGGCGAGGGCCGCCAGGTCGCCCCGGGCACCACGCTCGACGCCCTCGTCTCCGCGCTGACCAGCGCACCGTCCGGCGTCGCCGCCGCACTCAACGAAACCGTCGTCCCGCGCACCCAGTGGGCCGTCACCGCACTCACGGACGGGGACCGCGTCGAGGTCCTCACCGCGGTCCAGGGAGGCTGA
- a CDS encoding NAD(P)/FAD-dependent oxidoreductase yields MSEQTQNQAPVPQAGRHVVIVGAGMAGVQTAVALREQGFTGAVTLIGAEPHQPYDRPPLSKAVLLGKAEGSAFDVDFEALDITLELGREVTGVRPAEHTLDTATGPAPYDVLVLATGAEPIRLPGTEDIPGVHLLRTLDDAERLRPVLAAQRDIVVVGAGWIGAEFATAAREAGCAVTVVEAAERPLAGALPEDVAAPMAAWYADAGAELRTHARVEHVEPGAVLLDDGTRVPAGAVVVGIGARPATGWLTGSGITLGAHREVVADNRLRTSEPDVYAVGDCSSFPSGRYGERLMVHHWDNALQGPRTVAANIIGETPATYDPVPYFWSEQFGRFVQYAGHHAAADTTVWRGDPQGASWSVCWLRESRLVGVLAVGRPRDLAQGRKLIESGAALDPQVIGDPARPLKAAVV; encoded by the coding sequence GTGAGCGAGCAGACCCAGAACCAGGCACCGGTGCCCCAGGCCGGACGGCACGTCGTCATCGTCGGCGCCGGGATGGCGGGGGTCCAGACCGCCGTGGCCCTGCGCGAACAGGGCTTCACCGGCGCCGTCACGCTGATCGGCGCCGAACCCCACCAGCCGTACGACCGGCCCCCGCTGTCCAAGGCCGTCCTGCTCGGCAAGGCCGAGGGGTCCGCCTTCGACGTCGACTTCGAAGCACTCGACATCACGCTCGAACTGGGCCGCGAGGTCACCGGCGTACGCCCCGCCGAGCACACCCTCGACACCGCCACCGGACCCGCCCCCTACGACGTCCTCGTCCTCGCGACCGGCGCCGAACCCATCAGGCTGCCCGGCACGGAGGACATCCCGGGCGTCCACCTGCTGCGCACGCTCGACGATGCCGAACGTCTGCGCCCCGTCCTCGCCGCGCAGCGCGACATCGTCGTCGTGGGCGCGGGCTGGATCGGTGCCGAGTTCGCCACCGCGGCCCGCGAGGCCGGATGCGCGGTCACCGTCGTCGAGGCGGCCGAGCGGCCGCTGGCCGGGGCGCTGCCCGAGGACGTCGCCGCTCCCATGGCCGCCTGGTACGCGGACGCGGGGGCGGAGCTGCGCACCCACGCGCGCGTGGAGCACGTCGAACCGGGTGCCGTCCTCCTCGACGACGGCACCCGGGTGCCCGCGGGAGCCGTCGTCGTCGGCATCGGGGCCCGCCCCGCCACCGGCTGGCTCACCGGCTCCGGCATCACCCTCGGCGCCCACCGCGAGGTCGTGGCGGACAACCGCCTGCGCACCTCCGAGCCCGATGTGTACGCGGTCGGTGACTGCTCGTCCTTCCCATCGGGCCGGTACGGCGAGCGCCTGATGGTCCACCACTGGGACAACGCGCTCCAGGGGCCCCGCACCGTCGCCGCCAACATCATCGGCGAGACCCCGGCGACGTACGACCCGGTGCCGTACTTCTGGTCGGAGCAGTTCGGCCGCTTCGTGCAGTACGCCGGGCATCACGCGGCCGCGGACACGACCGTGTGGCGCGGCGACCCGCAGGGCGCGTCCTGGAGCGTGTGCTGGCTGCGCGAGAGCCGTCTCGTCGGCGTCCTCGCCGTGGGCCGCCCGCGTGACCTGGCGCAGGGGCGCAAGCTCATCGAGTCCGGCGCCGCGCTGGACCCGCAGGTCATCGGCGACCCGGCCCGTCCCCTGAAGGCCGCCGTCGTATAA
- the pknB gene encoding Stk1 family PASTA domain-containing Ser/Thr kinase yields the protein MDTTLQDPLVGQVLDGRYRVDARIAVGGMATVYRAVDTRLDRVLALKVMHPALAADVSFVERFIREAKSVARLSHPNVVGVFDQGADGQYVYLAMEYIAGCTLRDVLRDRGALRPRAALDILEPVLAALGAAHRAGFVHRDMKPENVLIGDDGRVKVADFGLVRAVNTVTNTTGAVLGTVSYLAPEQIESGTADPRVDVYACGVVLYEMLTGAKPHSGDSPAQVLYQHLNEDVPPPSASFPGLPAELDALVASATARTPDLRPYDAVALLAQVRAARAALTDAQLDAVPPAARPEDLGDRDISDDRTSVIPRALRTRGVQLPLPGDDQDPQAELNRTSRFETPPPPPTRSRRRRPRRGVLAAFAAVLLALGLGAGVWYINSGQFTKVPPLLAKTQTQAKERLDQAGLDLGHVKRSYSDTVKRGTVIASDPETGARIRDNGTVDLTVSLGPETVKVPDLQGTPLGQAERRLKDVGLEPGMVTKEFDEDVPKGAVVATDPETGTTRRAGSAIALVVSRGAAVDVPDVTGESEEDAVADLQDVGLKAEISTKRAYSDVDKGSVAGQSPVEGKRLGEGDTVTLTISKGPVMVEVPDVVGMSVDDAHQKLEARGFEVEDDRGLLGIFGDTVKKQSVKGGDKAPKGSTITIQIR from the coding sequence GTGGACACGACCCTTCAGGACCCTCTCGTCGGGCAGGTGCTCGACGGCCGGTACCGCGTCGACGCACGCATCGCGGTCGGCGGGATGGCCACGGTCTACAGGGCCGTGGACACCCGCCTCGACCGCGTGCTCGCGCTCAAGGTGATGCACCCGGCCCTCGCCGCCGACGTCTCGTTCGTCGAGCGCTTCATCCGCGAGGCCAAGTCCGTCGCCCGGCTCTCCCACCCGAATGTGGTCGGGGTCTTCGACCAGGGCGCGGACGGCCAGTACGTCTATCTGGCGATGGAGTACATCGCGGGCTGCACCCTGCGGGACGTCCTGAGGGACCGCGGGGCGCTGCGGCCGCGCGCCGCGCTCGACATCCTGGAGCCGGTCCTCGCCGCGCTCGGCGCCGCGCACCGCGCGGGGTTCGTGCACCGCGACATGAAGCCGGAGAACGTCCTGATAGGGGACGACGGCCGCGTGAAGGTGGCCGACTTCGGCCTCGTACGGGCCGTGAACACCGTCACGAACACGACGGGCGCCGTCCTCGGCACCGTCTCCTACCTCGCCCCCGAGCAGATCGAGTCCGGCACCGCGGACCCCCGCGTCGACGTGTACGCGTGCGGAGTGGTGCTCTACGAGATGCTCACGGGCGCCAAGCCGCACTCGGGCGACTCCCCCGCCCAGGTCCTCTACCAGCACCTGAACGAGGACGTGCCGCCCCCGTCCGCGTCCTTTCCCGGCCTGCCCGCGGAGCTGGACGCGCTCGTCGCCTCCGCGACCGCGCGCACGCCCGACCTCAGGCCGTACGACGCGGTGGCGCTGCTCGCCCAGGTCAGGGCGGCCAGGGCCGCCCTCACGGACGCGCAGCTCGACGCGGTGCCGCCGGCCGCACGCCCCGAGGACCTCGGGGACCGTGACATCTCCGACGACCGTACGAGCGTGATCCCGCGGGCGCTGCGGACCAGGGGCGTACAGCTCCCGCTGCCCGGCGACGACCAGGACCCGCAGGCGGAGCTCAACCGCACGAGCCGCTTCGAGACGCCGCCCCCGCCGCCCACCCGTTCCCGCAGGCGTCGTCCGCGGCGCGGTGTGCTCGCGGCCTTCGCGGCCGTGCTGCTCGCCCTCGGCCTCGGCGCGGGCGTCTGGTACATCAACTCGGGCCAGTTCACGAAGGTCCCGCCGCTGCTCGCCAAGACGCAGACGCAGGCCAAGGAGCGTCTGGACCAGGCCGGTCTCGACCTCGGGCACGTCAAGCGCTCGTACAGCGACACCGTGAAGCGCGGCACCGTGATCGCCAGCGACCCCGAGACGGGCGCCCGCATCCGGGACAACGGGACGGTGGATCTCACGGTGTCCCTGGGCCCGGAGACCGTGAAGGTCCCCGATCTCCAGGGCACGCCCCTCGGCCAGGCCGAGCGCCGGCTGAAGGACGTGGGCCTGGAGCCCGGCATGGTCACCAAGGAGTTCGACGAGGACGTCCCCAAGGGGGCGGTGGTCGCCACGGACCCCGAGACCGGCACCACGCGCAGGGCCGGTTCGGCCATCGCGCTCGTGGTCAGCAGGGGCGCCGCGGTGGACGTCCCGGACGTGACGGGTGAGTCCGAGGAGGACGCCGTCGCCGACCTGCAGGACGTGGGCCTGAAGGCCGAGATCTCCACGAAACGGGCGTACTCGGACGTGGACAAGGGCAGCGTCGCCGGGCAGTCACCGGTCGAGGGCAAGCGACTCGGCGAGGGGGACACGGTCACTCTGACGATCTCCAAGGGCCCGGTCATGGTCGAGGTCCCCGACGTCGTGGGCATGAGCGTCGACGACGCCCACCAGAAGCTCGAGGCCCGCGGCTTCGAGGTCGAGGACGACCGCGGTCTGCTCGGCATTTTCGGCGACACCGTGAAGAAGCAGTCCGTGAAGGGCGGCGACAAGGCCCCGAAGGGGTCGACGATCACCATCCAGATCCGCTGA
- the thiO gene encoding glycine oxidase ThiO, whose product MSRTSEGFDVLVVGGGIIGLVTAWRAAQRGLRTAVVDPEPGGGAAQVAAGMLAAVTELHYGEAEQTLLGLNVESARRYPAFAAELSEATGLDLGYRACGTLAVALDSDDRAHLRELHALQHKSGLDSEWLSGRECRRLEPMLAPSVRGGLRVDGDHQIDPRRLAKALVAACELAGVRFHRQWAERLAVVREAARGVVLADGTGLDADQVVLAGGSLSGRLAGVPDDVLPPVRPVKGQVLRLAVPKVYAPFLSRTVRAVVRGGNLYLVPRVNGELVVGATSEELGWDTTVTAGGVYELLRDAHELMPGITELPLTETRAGLRPCSPDNAPILGPTALPGLLLATGHYRNGVLLTPVTGDSMAHVLATGELPEVARPFTPRRFDAVPAPVSVEQSV is encoded by the coding sequence ATGTCGCGTACTTCAGAAGGCTTCGACGTCCTGGTCGTGGGCGGCGGGATCATCGGTCTCGTCACCGCGTGGCGGGCCGCGCAGCGCGGGCTGCGCACCGCGGTCGTGGACCCCGAACCGGGCGGCGGGGCCGCTCAGGTGGCGGCCGGGATGCTCGCCGCCGTCACCGAACTGCACTACGGCGAGGCCGAACAGACCCTCCTCGGCCTCAACGTGGAGTCCGCGCGCCGCTATCCGGCGTTCGCGGCCGAGCTCTCCGAGGCCACCGGGCTCGACCTCGGCTACCGCGCGTGCGGCACCCTCGCCGTCGCGCTCGACTCGGACGACCGCGCGCACCTTCGGGAACTGCACGCCCTCCAGCACAAGTCGGGCCTGGACTCGGAGTGGCTGTCGGGCCGTGAGTGCCGGCGCCTCGAACCGATGCTGGCCCCGTCCGTGCGGGGCGGCCTGCGCGTCGACGGCGACCACCAGATCGACCCGAGACGCCTCGCGAAGGCCCTTGTAGCGGCCTGCGAGCTGGCCGGGGTGCGGTTCCACCGGCAATGGGCCGAGCGACTGGCAGTCGTCCGTGAGGCCGCGCGCGGCGTGGTCCTCGCCGACGGCACCGGGCTCGACGCGGACCAGGTCGTCCTCGCCGGCGGCAGCCTCAGCGGCAGGCTCGCCGGGGTCCCGGACGACGTGCTGCCGCCGGTGCGCCCGGTGAAGGGGCAGGTGCTGCGCCTGGCCGTGCCGAAGGTGTACGCGCCGTTCCTGAGCCGCACCGTGCGCGCCGTCGTGCGCGGCGGCAACCTCTACCTGGTGCCCCGGGTCAACGGCGAGCTCGTCGTCGGGGCCACCAGCGAGGAGCTCGGCTGGGACACGACGGTCACCGCGGGCGGCGTCTACGAGCTGCTGCGCGACGCCCACGAGCTGATGCCCGGCATCACGGAACTGCCGCTGACGGAGACCCGCGCGGGCCTGCGCCCCTGCTCCCCCGACAACGCCCCGATCCTCGGCCCGACCGCACTGCCGGGCCTGCTGCTCGCCACCGGCCACTACCGCAACGGCGTGCTGCTCACGCCGGTCACCGGCGACTCCATGGCCCACGTGCTCGCCACCGGCGAACTCCCCGAAGTGGCCCGCCCCTTCACCCCGCGGCGCTTCGACGCCGTCCCCGCACCCGTCTCTGTGGAGCAGTCCGTATGA